In Metopolophium dirhodum isolate CAU chromosome 7, ASM1992520v1, whole genome shotgun sequence, one genomic interval encodes:
- the LOC132948720 gene encoding uncharacterized protein LOC132948720, translated as MTDAKSKRGVPLEDPQLNTDFTYNLDSCVVQGSREDRDTTATGQGVVERVWITSRPPRLGHGVEPTVTARRTYVMLTHVQGQMIDTGEMICKKVCTVGGKEDSVNTAAAANPNKQASSCPRGQPCD; from the coding sequence ATGACCGACGCAAAATCGAAACGTGGTGTGCCGTTGGAGGACCCGCAGCTCAACACCGACTTCACGTACAACTTGGACTCGTGCGTGGTGCAGGGTTCGCGGGAGGACAGGGACACGACGGCTACCGGACAGGGCGTAGTGGAACGCGTGTGGATCACGAGCCGGCCGCCGAGGCTGGGCCACGGCGTCGAGCCGACGGTCACTGCGCGCCGTACGTACGTGATGCTCACGCACGTGCAGGGCCAGATGATCGACACCGGCGAGATGATCTGCAAAAAGGTGTGCACGGTTGGCGGCAAGGAAGACTCGGTCaacacggccgccgccgccaacCCCAACAAGCAGGCGTCGTCGTGTCCCCGCGGTCAGCCGTGTGACTGA